A genome region from Crossiella equi includes the following:
- a CDS encoding dipeptide/oligopeptide/nickel ABC transporter permease/ATP-binding protein, protein MSRAVRAFLRAPSGVAAVVGVLLLVAVAVLGPVIWGEAAERTNLAESVQGVSGAHLLGTDALGRDVLARTLAAARLSLVLAVVSVAIGASIGLVFGAVLAVLGQRLRGFGMRVIDVLLGLPDLLLGVIVITIVGPGVEGAVAAVAVAFIPGFARMAATLAASVGGQDYLAAARVLGVGRLRLLTRYILPNIAETVTVSVFAAVGSALIAVSSLSFLGLGVQAPDFDWGRMLTDGIGQFYTTPSVALAPAIMIAGTGLVMGWAGEAIARALNPRLWTANGGDGRKVAAQSTVDAPEPDESALLAVGDLHVRIPVEGGEVVPVNGVSFSQRPGEITGIVGESGSGKSLTALSIAQLTPYPGRIGAHTLTLGGDDLRTLTRKGLGTRMAMVFQDPMSSLNPALRIGTQLTEAVREHGIMDKAAARERALELLAEVNIPEPAKTMDRFPHELSGGMRQRVMIAMGLMTRPGLIIADEPTTALDVTTQAQVVTLLRSVNEHHGSAILLISHNIGVVAEICERVLVMYAGRVVEDISAQELAQGPHHPYTQALMAAVPTLDTSRDEPLAAIPGRPPEPGSPLPGCPFAPRCERAEDRCSVEEPPLIQITDRASAACWLVEEARVP, encoded by the coding sequence ATGAGCCGCGCGGTGCGGGCCTTCCTGCGCGCGCCCAGCGGCGTCGCCGCCGTGGTCGGCGTGCTGCTGCTGGTGGCGGTGGCCGTGCTCGGCCCGGTCATCTGGGGCGAGGCCGCCGAGCGCACCAACCTCGCCGAGTCCGTGCAGGGCGTCTCCGGCGCCCACCTGCTCGGCACCGACGCCCTCGGCCGCGACGTGCTCGCCCGGACCCTGGCCGCCGCCCGCCTCTCGCTGGTGCTGGCCGTGGTCTCGGTGGCCATCGGCGCCTCCATCGGCCTGGTCTTCGGCGCGGTGCTGGCCGTGCTCGGGCAGCGGCTGCGCGGGTTCGGCATGCGCGTCATCGACGTGCTGCTCGGCCTGCCGGACCTGCTGCTCGGCGTCATCGTCATCACCATCGTCGGACCGGGCGTGGAGGGCGCCGTGGCCGCGGTGGCGGTGGCGTTCATCCCCGGTTTCGCGCGCATGGCGGCGACCCTGGCCGCCTCGGTCGGCGGTCAGGACTACCTCGCCGCGGCCCGGGTGCTCGGCGTGGGCCGCCTCCGGTTGCTGACGCGGTACATCCTGCCGAACATCGCCGAGACCGTGACCGTGTCGGTGTTCGCCGCGGTCGGCTCGGCGCTGATCGCGGTGTCCTCGCTGAGCTTCCTCGGCCTCGGCGTGCAGGCCCCGGACTTCGACTGGGGCCGCATGCTGACCGACGGCATCGGCCAGTTCTACACCACTCCCTCCGTCGCGCTGGCCCCCGCGATCATGATCGCCGGGACCGGCCTGGTCATGGGCTGGGCCGGTGAGGCCATCGCCCGCGCGCTCAACCCGCGGCTGTGGACCGCCAACGGCGGCGACGGCCGCAAGGTCGCCGCACAGTCCACTGTGGACGCGCCCGAGCCCGACGAGAGCGCGCTGCTGGCCGTGGGCGACCTGCACGTGCGCATCCCGGTGGAGGGCGGCGAGGTCGTCCCGGTCAACGGCGTCAGCTTCAGCCAGCGGCCCGGCGAGATCACCGGCATCGTCGGCGAGTCCGGCTCCGGCAAGTCGCTGACCGCGCTGAGCATCGCCCAGCTCACCCCATATCCCGGCCGGATCGGCGCGCACACGCTCACCCTGGGCGGTGACGACCTGCGCACGCTCACGCGCAAGGGCCTGGGCACCCGGATGGCCATGGTGTTCCAGGACCCCATGTCCTCGCTCAACCCGGCGCTGCGGATCGGCACGCAGCTCACCGAGGCCGTGCGGGAGCACGGGATCATGGACAAGGCCGCCGCGCGGGAACGGGCACTGGAACTGCTGGCCGAGGTCAACATCCCCGAGCCCGCGAAGACCATGGACCGGTTCCCCCACGAGCTGTCCGGGGGGATGCGGCAGAGGGTGATGATCGCCATGGGCCTGATGACCAGGCCGGGGTTGATCATCGCGGATGAGCCGACCACCGCGTTGGACGTCACCACGCAGGCCCAGGTCGTCACACTGCTGCGCTCGGTCAACGAGCACCACGGCAGCGCGATCCTGTTGATCTCGCACAACATCGGCGTGGTCGCCGAGATCTGCGAGCGGGTGCTGGTGATGTACGCGGGCCGCGTGGTCGAGGACATCTCCGCGCAGGAGCTGGCCCAGGGCCCGCACCACCCGTACACCCAGGCGCTCATGGCCGCGGTGCCCACGCTGGACACCTCCCGCGACGAGCCGCTGGCCGCGATCCCCGGCCGTCCGCCCGAGCCCGGCAGCCCGCTGCCCGGCTGCCCGTTCGCGCCCCGCTGCGAACGCGCCGAGGACCGGTGCAGTGTCGAGGAACCGCCGCTGATCCAGATCACCGACCGGGCCAGCGCGGCCTGCTGGCTCGTGGAGGAGGCGAGGGTCCCGTGA
- a CDS encoding PucR family transcriptional regulator has translation MGTPAGSDRTLGQVLHTLGAPLLRVLAAPRGLGLPVTEPVLHDPVGPVAAEAGAILFAVGVAPEAARPLLRAAARCEVAAVVVRGTEEHVPVLTAAAEAEGVAVLLVHPQVPWRQLDSVLTAALTSRDDTLATLDLFTLANALAELLGGAVAIQDFTRGVLAHSTVPGQPIDELRQQRILGQPQGGGPESDDPRVTRRLMNAVSLCRFPGRPPTRLPRAAVAVRAGTEALGAIWVIEADGPLPPAAERTLLDAARTAALHLVRARGAADLERRIRGEQLWALLDGRGADGPGTDGFTTPAAVLAFEPADPDPPPATLTRLADLVTVFCAGVHPRAASVPVGRVVYTLLPLAGTGSGPVVALAEEIIRRTRDALGLRVRAAIGAPAPTPAGLARSRAEADRVLAALRGGPRQVGTIDDLRAETLLLALREEHVAGHPDLRVRALTAITEQDAQRGTQYVPTLRAYLESLGDIAVTAERLGVHQNTLRYRLRTLTDSFGLDLGDPDELLVLWLQLRLAD, from the coding sequence GTGGGCACCCCTGCCGGCTCGGACCGCACGCTGGGCCAGGTGCTGCACACGCTCGGCGCGCCGCTGCTGCGCGTGCTCGCCGCGCCCCGGGGCCTGGGCCTGCCCGTCACCGAGCCGGTGCTGCACGACCCGGTGGGACCGGTGGCCGCCGAGGCGGGCGCGATCCTGTTCGCCGTCGGTGTGGCGCCGGAGGCCGCGCGGCCGCTGCTGCGTGCCGCCGCCCGCTGCGAGGTCGCCGCGGTGGTGGTGCGCGGGACCGAGGAGCACGTGCCGGTGCTGACCGCGGCCGCCGAGGCCGAGGGCGTCGCGGTGCTGCTGGTGCACCCGCAGGTGCCGTGGCGCCAGCTGGACTCGGTGCTGACCGCCGCGCTGACCAGCCGGGACGACACCCTGGCCACACTCGACCTGTTCACCCTGGCCAACGCGCTGGCCGAGCTGCTGGGCGGCGCGGTGGCCATCCAGGACTTCACCCGGGGCGTGCTCGCGCACTCCACCGTGCCCGGCCAGCCCATCGACGAGCTGCGCCAGCAGCGCATCCTGGGGCAGCCGCAGGGTGGCGGCCCGGAGTCCGACGACCCGAGGGTCACCCGCCGCCTGATGAACGCGGTGTCGCTGTGCCGCTTCCCGGGCCGCCCGCCCACCCGCCTGCCCAGGGCGGCGGTCGCGGTGCGCGCGGGCACCGAGGCGCTGGGCGCGATCTGGGTGATCGAGGCGGACGGCCCGCTGCCCCCGGCGGCCGAGCGCACCCTGCTGGACGCCGCCCGCACCGCCGCCCTGCACCTGGTGCGTGCCCGGGGCGCGGCCGACCTGGAACGCCGCATCCGGGGCGAGCAGCTGTGGGCGCTGCTGGACGGCCGGGGCGCGGACGGTCCCGGCACCGACGGTTTCACCACACCCGCGGCGGTGCTGGCCTTCGAGCCCGCCGACCCGGACCCGCCCCCGGCCACCCTCACCCGCCTCGCCGACCTGGTCACCGTGTTCTGTGCCGGGGTGCACCCGCGGGCGGCCAGCGTCCCGGTCGGCCGGGTGGTCTACACCCTGCTGCCGTTGGCGGGCACCGGTTCCGGCCCGGTGGTGGCCCTGGCCGAGGAGATCATCCGCCGCACCCGGGACGCCCTGGGCCTGCGGGTGCGCGCGGCGATCGGCGCCCCGGCCCCCACCCCGGCCGGGCTGGCCCGCTCCCGGGCCGAGGCCGACCGGGTGCTGGCGGCCCTGCGCGGCGGTCCGCGACAGGTCGGCACGATCGACGACCTGCGCGCGGAGACCCTGCTGCTGGCCCTGCGCGAGGAACACGTGGCCGGTCACCCGGACCTGCGGGTGCGCGCGCTGACCGCGATCACCGAGCAGGACGCGCAGCGCGGCACCCAGTACGTGCCCACACTGCGCGCCTACCTGGAGTCGCTCGGGGACATCGCGGTCACCGCCGAACGCCTCGGCGTGCACCAGAACACCCTGCGCTACCGCCTGCGCACCCTCACCGACTCCTTCGGCCTGGACCTCGGCGACCCGGACGAGCTCCTGGTGCTCTGGCTCCAGCTCCGCCTGGCGGACTAG
- a CDS encoding lysophospholipid acyltransferase family protein, with the protein MRRRERGGFWVGLTAAVLYPVTWLLARRSVRGGPLPAEGPALLVMNHPTHLDPVFDAVFVHKQRRVPRFFAKHSLWSVALVGSAFRATGQIPVFRGTSAAGDSLRAGDDALDEDKIVVIYPEGTLTHDPDGWPVVGRTGAARLALAHDVPIIPVVRWGTKAILDLKRKRGRFRPLPRKTVEFLIGEPLDLSAFRDRPVDRELLQEVTDLMLLRLQELLGVLRGETPPGLPQPGQAA; encoded by the coding sequence ATGAGGCGTAGGGAACGCGGTGGCTTCTGGGTGGGCCTGACCGCGGCGGTGCTGTACCCGGTGACGTGGTTGCTGGCCCGGCGTTCGGTGCGCGGCGGGCCGCTCCCCGCCGAGGGGCCCGCGCTGCTGGTGATGAACCACCCGACGCACCTGGACCCGGTCTTCGACGCGGTGTTCGTGCACAAGCAGCGCCGGGTGCCGCGGTTCTTCGCCAAGCACAGCCTGTGGAGCGTGGCGCTGGTGGGCAGCGCGTTCCGCGCCACCGGCCAGATCCCGGTCTTCCGCGGCACCTCCGCGGCCGGGGACAGCCTGCGGGCCGGGGACGACGCGCTCGACGAGGACAAGATCGTGGTGATCTACCCGGAGGGCACGCTCACCCACGACCCGGACGGCTGGCCCGTGGTCGGGCGCACCGGCGCGGCCCGGCTCGCGCTCGCGCACGACGTGCCGATCATCCCGGTCGTGCGCTGGGGCACCAAGGCCATCCTGGACCTGAAGCGCAAGCGGGGGCGGTTCCGGCCGCTGCCGCGCAAGACGGTGGAGTTCCTCATCGGCGAACCGCTGGACCTGTCCGCCTTCCGCGATCGCCCGGTGGACCGGGAGCTGCTGCAGGAGGTCACCGACCTGATGCTGCTGCGGTTGCAGGAGCTGCTGGGCGTGCTGCGCGGGGAGACCCCGCCCGGGCTGCCCCAGCCGGGCCAGGCGGCCTGA
- a CDS encoding beta-eliminating lyase-related protein, whose product MSIPPEHVAYVDALASELDTTSPREIAARVAGLVAEHDQWRRGRCLNLLASDNTMTPGARRLLDCDLAIRVSEGLPGAKIYPKGKGNTYIDQIEGILISLAKKLFRADYVEHRATSNSMANAMAMSVLTKPGDTIIVQTPEGGGNMSYQPEGSPGLLGLRVLPMPADDFFNIDVPALAAMVRQERPSLLVIGGGKVLFPYPVTEIASLAVEVGARVLYDAAHVGGLIAAGRFQDPLREGADVLTTGTHKLQGGPVGGLLLTNDREIAGKVYEQTYPTYLQTRDGNKYAAAAYALAESLEFMGSYATQSVTNARALAIAATAEGFGAVGADRGFTETHHVLLDASRWGAWEVEHGCERANIFLHATRLPGDTLADLRGLRVGVQEVTRLGMREPEMAEIAVLLRRAAENDPTVTEDVEKLLSRFPEVAYAF is encoded by the coding sequence ATGAGCATCCCGCCGGAGCACGTGGCCTACGTCGACGCCCTCGCCTCGGAGCTGGACACGACCTCCCCGAGGGAGATCGCCGCCCGGGTGGCGGGCCTGGTCGCCGAACACGACCAGTGGCGCCGGGGCCGCTGCCTGAACCTGCTCGCCTCCGACAACACCATGACGCCCGGCGCCCGCAGGCTGCTGGACTGCGACCTGGCGATCCGGGTCTCCGAGGGCCTGCCCGGCGCGAAGATCTACCCGAAGGGCAAGGGCAACACCTACATCGACCAGATCGAGGGCATCCTCATCAGCCTGGCCAAGAAGCTCTTCCGCGCCGACTACGTGGAGCACCGCGCGACGAGCAACAGCATGGCCAACGCGATGGCGATGTCGGTGCTGACCAAGCCGGGGGACACGATCATCGTCCAGACCCCGGAGGGTGGCGGCAACATGAGCTACCAGCCGGAGGGCTCGCCCGGGCTGCTGGGCCTGCGGGTGCTGCCCATGCCCGCCGACGACTTCTTCAACATCGACGTACCGGCCCTGGCGGCCATGGTCCGCCAGGAACGGCCGTCGCTGTTGGTGATCGGTGGTGGCAAGGTGCTTTTTCCTTATCCAGTAACCGAGATTGCCTCCCTTGCGGTCGAGGTGGGTGCCCGCGTCCTCTACGACGCCGCCCACGTGGGCGGTCTCATCGCGGCGGGCCGCTTCCAGGACCCGCTGCGCGAGGGCGCGGACGTGCTGACCACCGGCACCCACAAACTCCAGGGCGGCCCGGTCGGCGGCCTGTTGCTGACCAACGACCGGGAGATCGCCGGGAAGGTCTACGAGCAGACCTACCCGACGTACCTCCAGACCAGGGACGGCAACAAGTACGCTGCCGCCGCGTACGCACTGGCGGAATCCCTGGAGTTCATGGGTTCCTACGCCACCCAGTCCGTCACCAACGCCCGAGCCCTGGCCATCGCGGCCACGGCCGAGGGGTTCGGAGCGGTTGGTGCGGACCGGGGGTTCACCGAGACCCACCACGTTCTCCTGGACGCCAGCCGCTGGGGCGCCTGGGAGGTCGAGCACGGATGCGAACGGGCCAACATCTTCCTGCACGCCACCCGGCTGCCCGGGGACACGCTCGCCGACCTGCGCGGACTGCGAGTGGGAGTGCAGGAGGTGACCCGGCTCGGCATGCGCGAGCCGGAGATGGCGGAAATCGCCGTGCTCTTGCGGAGGGCCGCCGAGAACGACCCGACGGTGACGGAGGACGTGGAGAAGCTGTTGAGCCGCTTCCCCGAGGTGGCCTACGCCTTCTGA
- a CDS encoding MerR family transcriptional regulator produces MRIGELADLVGASTRALRYYEEQGLLPARRGANGHRKYTEHDLRLVREIRSLLDIGFSLEETRPFVDCLRAGNEAGDSCPASVAVYRVKLAELEDRMARLAAVRERLVTQLAKATAPATEPACAFSVTRPVTAEES; encoded by the coding sequence ATGCGGATCGGTGAGCTCGCGGACCTGGTCGGCGCCAGCACGCGGGCGCTGCGGTACTACGAGGAGCAGGGGCTGCTGCCCGCGCGGCGTGGCGCCAACGGGCACCGGAAGTACACCGAGCACGACCTCCGACTGGTCAGGGAGATCAGGTCGCTGCTGGACATCGGGTTCTCGCTGGAGGAGACCCGGCCGTTCGTGGACTGCCTGCGGGCGGGCAATGAGGCCGGGGACTCCTGTCCCGCGTCGGTGGCGGTGTACCGGGTCAAGCTGGCCGAGCTGGAGGACCGGATGGCGCGGCTCGCGGCGGTCCGGGAACGGCTGGTCACTCAGCTCGCCAAGGCCACCGCTCCCGCCACCGAACCGGCCTGCGCCTTCTCGGTCACGCGACCCGTGACGGCCGAGGAGAGCTGA
- a CDS encoding helix-turn-helix domain-containing protein produces the protein MRQATLAQLLTLLRPPALTPLALPRGRTVPLSQPVIHDPTEPVPREPGGVLLAVGCHPETAGLPALLAEAGRHGLAAVVVKAHGRAVEPLVPLAEAAGVALLVVDDSMGWRQLADLAGGAIGSTGGSGDASLSSVAVGDLFALANAVAVLTGGATAIEEQNQRVIAYSSVPGQPVDELRQRSILGRRVADRAKMRGLYRELVETDGVKEIPGGPVFRNRLGVVVRAEEEVLGSIWVVEGHQPFTEGARTALAGAARAAALHLLRAREERDLERHARSEMLQGLLDGRLPTEAAAQRLGLGWSAPIAVIALEVVGGGGADELLGSRLAGLVAVYCEAFRHRSSCVSAGRVTYVAVPVESHAARDWLANLARELVRQAETALGVTLRAGVGSTVDGLRALPRSRDEADEVLRALDGDPRRRLGLVEELRGRIVLRRLRRGLAAQPAERLVVLAELLDHDAARGTGYVPALRAYLDAVGDVPAAARALGMPQNTLRYQLRRIREQFRLPLDDPDARLVLWLQLRLLAET, from the coding sequence GTGCGCCAAGCGACGCTGGCACAGCTGCTCACCCTGCTCCGCCCGCCCGCGCTCACCCCGCTGGCACTGCCGCGCGGGCGGACCGTGCCGCTGAGCCAGCCGGTGATCCACGACCCGACCGAGCCCGTGCCGAGGGAACCGGGCGGGGTGCTGCTCGCGGTCGGCTGCCACCCGGAGACCGCCGGGCTACCCGCCCTGCTCGCCGAGGCCGGGCGGCACGGGCTGGCCGCCGTGGTGGTCAAGGCGCACGGCCGGGCGGTCGAACCGCTGGTACCGCTCGCCGAGGCGGCCGGGGTGGCCTTGCTCGTGGTGGACGACAGCATGGGCTGGCGGCAGCTGGCCGACCTGGCCGGTGGGGCCATCGGCAGCACCGGCGGCAGCGGGGACGCCTCGCTGTCCTCAGTGGCCGTCGGCGACCTGTTCGCGCTGGCCAACGCCGTGGCCGTGCTGACCGGCGGGGCCACCGCGATCGAGGAGCAGAACCAGCGGGTCATCGCGTACTCCAGCGTGCCCGGGCAACCGGTGGACGAGCTGCGCCAGCGGTCGATCCTGGGCAGGCGGGTGGCCGACCGGGCGAAGATGCGCGGGCTGTACCGGGAACTGGTGGAGACCGACGGGGTCAAGGAGATCCCCGGCGGGCCCGTCTTCCGCAACCGGCTGGGTGTGGTGGTGCGCGCCGAGGAGGAGGTGCTGGGCTCGATCTGGGTGGTCGAGGGGCACCAGCCGTTCACCGAGGGCGCGCGCACAGCGCTGGCCGGGGCGGCGCGGGCGGCGGCGCTGCACCTGTTGCGGGCCCGGGAGGAACGGGACCTGGAGCGGCACGCGCGCAGCGAGATGTTGCAGGGGCTGCTGGACGGACGCCTGCCCACCGAGGCCGCCGCGCAGCGGCTCGGGCTGGGGTGGAGCGCGCCGATCGCGGTGATCGCGCTCGAGGTGGTGGGCGGCGGCGGGGCCGACGAGCTGCTCGGTTCGCGGCTGGCCGGGCTGGTGGCGGTGTACTGCGAGGCGTTCCGGCACCGGTCGAGCTGCGTGTCGGCCGGGCGGGTCACCTACGTGGCCGTGCCGGTGGAGTCGCACGCTGCCCGGGACTGGCTGGCGAACCTGGCCCGGGAGCTGGTGCGGCAGGCCGAGACCGCGCTGGGCGTGACGCTGCGGGCGGGGGTCGGCTCCACCGTGGACGGTCTGCGGGCGCTGCCGCGGTCGCGGGACGAGGCCGACGAGGTGCTGCGTGCCCTCGACGGTGACCCCCGTCGCCGGTTGGGGCTGGTGGAGGAACTGCGGGGGCGGATCGTGCTGCGCAGGCTGCGGCGCGGCTTGGCGGCCCAGCCCGCCGAGCGGCTGGTGGTGCTGGCCGAGCTCCTGGACCACGACGCCGCGCGCGGCACCGGGTACGTGCCCGCCCTGCGCGCGTACCTGGACGCCGTCGGCGACGTGCCCGCCGCGGCCCGGGCGCTGGGCATGCCGCAGAACACGCTGCGGTACCAGCTGCGGCGCATCCGGGAGCAGTTCCGGCTGCCCCTGGACGACCCGGACGCGCGGCTGGTGCTGTGGTTGCAGCTGCGTCTGCTGGCCGAGACGTGA
- the trxA gene encoding thioredoxin, with translation MIDLSEDLFAEHIRTTGGTVLVEFWAPWCGPCRMVTPVLAEIEAERPGVSVVKVNTDENPGLARDLGIMAAPTIQVYRGGKLVRSVVGARPKAQVLALLAEDIPEGQGRAAG, from the coding sequence ATGATCGACCTGTCCGAAGACCTGTTCGCCGAACACATCCGCACCACCGGGGGCACCGTGCTGGTCGAGTTCTGGGCGCCCTGGTGCGGTCCGTGCCGCATGGTCACCCCGGTGCTGGCCGAGATCGAGGCCGAACGGCCCGGGGTGAGCGTGGTGAAGGTGAACACCGACGAGAACCCCGGCCTGGCCCGGGACCTGGGCATCATGGCCGCGCCCACGATCCAGGTGTACCGGGGCGGGAAGCTGGTGCGCTCGGTGGTCGGCGCCCGACCGAAGGCACAGGTGCTCGCGCTGCTGGCCGAGGACATCCCGGAGGGCCAGGGTCGCGCGGCGGGCTAG
- a CDS encoding ABC transporter ATP-binding protein yields MIDLRVEALTVHYGHGANRTHALREVDLHLPAGHSLGLVGESGSGKSTLAKAVLGLAKVAGGRILLGGKDITNARGAAARHRGDHVQLVFQDPYSSLNPRLTIGESVREVLAAHGVAKPLREAETAALLERVGLDGSAGPRYPHQFSGGQRQRIAIARALAAKPSLLVLDEVTSALDVSVQAQILNLLRELRAASGLTYLLISHDLSVIRYLCEDIAVLRRGELVEAAPARELFTAPGHEYTRALLDSVPRLIRG; encoded by the coding sequence GTGATCGACCTGCGCGTCGAGGCGCTGACCGTCCACTACGGACACGGCGCCAACCGCACCCACGCGCTCCGGGAGGTGGACCTGCACCTGCCCGCGGGCCACTCCCTGGGCCTGGTGGGCGAGTCCGGGTCCGGCAAGAGCACCCTGGCCAAGGCCGTGCTCGGACTGGCCAAGGTCGCCGGGGGTAGGATCCTGCTCGGTGGCAAGGACATCACCAACGCGCGGGGCGCCGCCGCGCGGCACCGGGGCGACCACGTCCAGCTGGTGTTCCAGGACCCGTACTCCTCGTTGAACCCCCGGCTCACCATCGGCGAGTCGGTGCGCGAGGTGCTGGCCGCGCACGGCGTGGCCAAGCCGCTGCGGGAGGCCGAGACGGCCGCACTGCTGGAACGCGTCGGCCTGGACGGCTCGGCCGGGCCCCGGTACCCGCACCAGTTCTCCGGCGGGCAGCGGCAGCGCATCGCCATCGCCCGTGCCCTGGCCGCCAAGCCAAGCCTGCTGGTGCTGGACGAGGTCACCTCCGCGCTGGACGTGTCGGTGCAGGCCCAGATCCTGAACCTGCTGCGCGAGCTGCGCGCCGCCAGCGGGCTCACCTACCTGCTGATCTCCCACGACCTGTCGGTGATCCGGTACCTGTGCGAGGACATCGCCGTGCTGCGGCGCGGTGAGCTGGTGGAGGCCGCGCCCGCGCGGGAGCTGTTCACCGCGCCCGGGCACGAGTACACCCGCGCCCTGCTGGACAGCGTGCCCCGGTTGATCCGGGGCTGA
- a CDS encoding ABC transporter permease, protein MAEERARLGPWTRFLLRRALALAVTAAVLVVVTFAMVRFIPGDPARRVAGPEADSTVVEAVRAQLGLDQPVWQQFTDYVTGLFTLDLGNSFVSAEPVAKVIADRLPATLELTAVSLVVIMLFSLAVGIGFGALTREHRRPRLEAAFTAVTSLGGALPHYLVATFLVFFFAVLLRVLPVSGSEGPAALVLPVLAVSIGPGATLARLVRLETLGVLSQDYVRTARSKRLRTPTVYLRHVLPNVLTAALTIGGLLFAGLIGGALVTENVFTRPGLGTALVQAVLVQDYRVIQGIVLLLGVTVVVVNTVVDIVLGLVDRRSLVAAA, encoded by the coding sequence TTCGCGATGGTGCGGTTCATCCCCGGTGACCCGGCGCGCCGGGTGGCCGGGCCGGAGGCCGACAGCACCGTGGTCGAGGCCGTGCGGGCACAGCTGGGCCTGGACCAGCCGGTGTGGCAGCAGTTCACCGACTACGTCACCGGCCTGTTCACCCTGGACCTCGGCAACTCCTTCGTCTCGGCCGAACCGGTGGCCAAGGTGATCGCCGACCGGCTGCCCGCCACGCTCGAGCTCACCGCGGTCTCGCTCGTGGTGATCATGCTGTTCAGCCTCGCCGTGGGCATCGGGTTCGGCGCGCTCACCCGCGAGCACCGCAGGCCCCGGCTGGAGGCCGCGTTCACCGCGGTCACCAGCCTGGGCGGCGCGCTGCCGCACTACCTGGTCGCCACCTTCCTGGTGTTCTTCTTCGCGGTGCTGCTGCGCGTGCTGCCGGTCTCCGGCAGCGAGGGACCGGCCGCGCTGGTGCTGCCGGTGCTCGCGGTCAGCATCGGGCCCGGTGCCACGCTGGCCCGCCTGGTGCGGCTGGAGACGCTGGGCGTGCTGTCCCAGGACTACGTGCGCACCGCGCGCAGCAAGCGCCTGCGCACGCCCACCGTGTACCTGCGGCACGTGCTGCCCAACGTGCTCACCGCGGCGCTCACCATCGGCGGCCTGCTCTTCGCCGGGCTGATCGGCGGCGCGCTGGTCACCGAGAACGTGTTCACCCGGCCCGGCCTGGGCACCGCGCTCGTGCAGGCGGTGCTGGTGCAGGACTACCGGGTCATCCAAGGGATCGTGCTGCTGTTGGGAGTGACCGTCGTGGTGGTCAACACCGTGGTGGACATCGTGCTGGGCCTGGTGGACCGGCGTTCGCTGGTGGCCGCCGCATGA